One segment of Penaeus chinensis breed Huanghai No. 1 chromosome 14, ASM1920278v2, whole genome shotgun sequence DNA contains the following:
- the LOC125032243 gene encoding cuticle protein 7-like: MASAALAKPQYGYSPPATYRPAPTYAPAPSYRPAPSYQAPAEYDFQYGVRDSYSGNDFGHNEDRDGYNTKGSYYVQLPDGRLQKVTYYVSGDSGYVAEVSYEGQAQYPAYHAAPSYSPAPTYAPAPVYG, translated from the exons ATGGCATCTGCCGCTTTGGCCAAGCCTCAGTACGGCTACAGTCCCCCTGCCACCTATCGGCCTGCTCCGACCTATGCTCCCGCTCCCTCCTACAGGCCAGCTCCCTCTTATCAG GCCCCAGCCGAGTACGACTTCCAATATGGCGTCAGGGACTCCtactccggcaacgacttcggccacaACGAAGACCGCGACGGATACAACACaaagggatcctactacgtgcagctccccgacggccgcctgcagaaggtcacctactaCGTCAGTGGCGACTCAGGCTACGTAGCCGAGGTCAGCTACGAGGGCCAGGCCCAGTACCCAGCCTACCACGCCGCCCCTTCCTACAGTCCTGCCCCGACCTACGCACCCGCCCCTGTCTACGGATAA
- the LOC125032074 gene encoding gametogenetin-like produces MKSKSAQSPLRIFARRLPDTTASGKSPGKSNCSINCSDTDEFPFGFRHSHLGLASSSPWSPPPWPPPTPTPSYPPSGRPQPNAHATPTHPTLQAWPTTPLHPTLQLLPASFQLQFPQLVPRPSPCCPRSVLSPPLLWLRLRDRRRTTLAPTRTPRRKGATASAGRRARAAATTATESPPTATPPKAPTSLTSPTDAARRSPITSAATQATWPRSATRGRHITTPLNPPITSLSRHTSQLLTPSFTSPSTWFPPPTFRVLSMAESSKILTDLRVCLYLCNCL; encoded by the exons ATGAAG AGTAAGTCCGCGCAGTCACCGCTGAGAATTTTTGCCCGACGTCTGCCTGATACCACGGCCTCCGGCAAGTCACCTGGCAAGAGTAATTGTTCTATTAACTGTTCTGACACGGATGAATTTCCTTTTGGGTTTCGTCACTCTCATCTGGG CTTAGCCTCGTCGTCTCCCTGGTCGCCACCGCCCTGGCCGCCCCCGACGCCTACCCCGTCGTATCCTCCGTCTGGCCGCCCACAGCCCAACGCCCACGCCACGCCCACACACCCTACACTCCAAGCCTGGCCTACGACGCCGCTTCATCCTACGCTTCAGTTGCTCCCAGCTTCGTTTCAGCTTCAATTCCCACAGCTGGTTCCTCGTCCCTCGCCGTGCTGCCCGCGAAGCGTCTTGTCCCCGCCTTTGCTTTGGCTCCGGCTGAGAGACCGGCGCCGCACCACGCTCGCGCCTACTCGTACGCCCCGGCGAAAAGG AGCCACGGCTTCGGCTGGGCGGCGGGCGCGGGCGGCAGCAACTACGGCCACCGAGAGTCCACCGACGGCTACACCACCAAAGGCTCCTACTTCGTTGACCTCCCCGACGGACGCCGCCAGAAGGTCACCTATTACGTCAGCGGCGACTCAGGCTACGTGGCCGAGGTCAGCTACGAGAGGGCGCCACATTACCACGCCCCTAAATCCGCCTATTACAAGCCTGTCACGGCATACAAGCCAGCTGCTCACGCCCTCGTTCACGTCCCCAAGCACTTGGTTTCCTCCGCCCACCTTCCGAGTGCTTTCCATGGCTGAATCATCGAAAATATTGACCGATTTGcgagtatgtttgtatttatgtaactGTTTATGA
- the LOC125032070 gene encoding cuticle protein 7-like, with translation MKPASIKDCGAGYSRPTGVLLLIVVASAALAKPQYGYSPPATYRPAPTYAPAPSYRPAPSYQAPAEYDFQYGVRDSYSGNDFGHNEDRDGYNTKGSYYVQLPDGRLQKVTYYVNGDSGYVAEVSYEGQAQYPAYHAAPSYSPAPTYTPAPVYG, from the exons ATGAAGCCAGCCAGCATAAAGGATTGTGGAGCAGGTTACAGCAGGCCAACAGGT GTTCTTCTGTTAATCGTCGTGGCATCTGCCGCCTTGGCCAAGCCTCAGTACGGCTACAGTCCCCCTGCTACCTATCGGCCTGCTCCGACCTATGCTCCCGCTCCCTCCTACAGGCCAGCTCCCTCATATCAG GCCCCAGCCGAGTACGACTTCCAATATGGCGTCAGGGACTCCtactccggcaacgacttcggccacaACGAAGACCGCGACGGATACAACACaaagggatcctactacgtgcagctccccgacggccgcctgcagaaggtcacctactaCGTGAATGGCGACTCAGGCTACGTAGCCGAGGTCAGCTACGAGGGGCAGGCCCAGTACCCAGCCTACCACGCTGCTCCTTCCTACAGTCCTGCCCCGACCTACACACCCGCTCCTGTCTACGGATAA
- the LOC125032069 gene encoding cuticle protein 7-like produces the protein MKIIITFAVAALSLAAPDRPRAGYTPPAVYRPAPTYRPAPTYAPAPSYRPAPSYEAPAKYAFDWAVQDAYSGNDFGHQESRDGDRTQGSYYVQLPDGRLQKVTYYVDGDSGYVAEVSYEGEAQYPALRTSYPPSPSYNPSPVYAAAPVYG, from the exons ATGAAG ATAATCATCACATTCGCCGTGGCAGCCCTTTCTCTGGCCGCCCCGGACAGGCCTCGCGCAGGTTACACGCCCCCTGCTGTCTATAGGCCTGCCCCGACGTACAGGCCTGCTCCGACCTACGCGCCGGCGCCTTCCTATAGACCTGCTCCTTCTTATGAA GCTCCTGCCAAGTACGCATTCGACTGGGCTGTGCAGGACGCCtactccggcaacgacttcggccaccaggagtcccgcgacggcgACCGCAcccagggatcctactacgtgcagctccccgacggccgcctgcagaaggtcacctactacgtggacggcgactcagGCTACGTGGCCGAAGTCTCATACGAAGGAGAGGCTCAGTACCCTGCCCTGCGGAcatcctaccctccttctccctcctacaatCCCTCTCCTGTTTACGCCGCTGCCCCCGTGTATGGCTAA
- the LOC125032073 gene encoding cuticle protein 7-like, giving the protein MKVLLLIVVASAAFGQASVRLQSPCHLSACSDLCSRSLLQASSLYQAPAEYDFQYGVRDSYSGNDFGHNEDRDGYNTKGSYYVQLPDGRLQKVTYYVSGDSGYVAEVSYEGQAQYPAYHAAPSYSPAPTYAPAPVYG; this is encoded by the exons ATGAAG GTCCTTCTGTTAATCGTCGTGGCATCTGCCGCCTTTGGCCAAGCCTCAGTACGGCTACAGTCCCCCTGCCACCTATCGGCCTGCTCCGACCTATGCTCCCGCTCCCTCCTACAGGCCAGCTCCCTCTATCAG GCCCCAGCCGAGTACGACTTCCAATATGGCGTCAGGGACTCCtactccggcaacgacttcggccacaACGAAGACCGCGACGGATACAACACaaagggatcctactacgtgcagctccccgacggccgcctgcagaaggtcacctactaCGTCAGTGGCGACTCTGGCTACGTAGCCGAGGTCAGCTACGAGGGACAAGCCCAGTACCCAGCCTACCACGCCGCCCCTTCCTACAGTCCTGCCCCGACCTACGCACCTGCCCCTGTGTACGGATAG
- the LOC125032293 gene encoding cuticle protein 7-like, producing the protein MKTLLLIVVASAALAKPQYGYSPPATYRPAPTYAPAPSYRPAPSYQAPAEYDFQYGVRDSYSGNDFGHNEDRDGYNTKGSYYVQLPDGRLQKVTYYVNGDSGYVAEVSYEGQAQYPAYHAAPSYSPAPTYAPAPVYG; encoded by the exons ATGAAG ACCCTTCTGTTAATCGTAGTGGCATCTGCCGCTTTGGCCAAGCCTCAGTACGGCTACAGTCCCCCTGCCACCTATCGGCCTGCTCCGACCTATGCTCCCGCTCCCTCCTACAGGCCAGCTCCCTCTTATCAG GCCCCAGCCGAGTACGACTTCCAATATGGCGTCAGGGACTCCtactccggcaacgacttcggccacaACGAAGACCGCGACGGATACAACACaaagggatcctactacgtgcagctccccgacggccgcctgcagaaggtcacctactaCGTCAATGGCGACTCAGGCTACGTAGCCGAGGTCAGCTACGAGGGACAGGCCCAGTACCCAGCCTACCATGCCGCCCCTTCCTACAGTCCTGCCCCGACCTACGCACCCGCCCCTGTGTACGGATAA
- the LOC125032071 gene encoding cuticle protein 7-like encodes MKCLLLILVASAALAKPQYGYSPPATYRPAPTYAPAPSYRPAPSYQAPAEYDFQYGVRDSYSGNDFGHNEDRDGYNTKGSYYVQLPDGRLQRVTYYVSGDSGYVAEVSYEGQAQYPAYHAAPSYSPAPTYTPVPAYG; translated from the exons ATGAAG TGCCTGCTGTTAATCCTCGTGGCATCTGCCGCCTTGGCCAAGCCTCAGTACGGCTACAGTCCCCCTGCCACCTATCGGCCTGCGCCGACCTATGCTCCCGCTCCCTCCTACAGGCCAGCTCCCTCTTATCAG GCCCCAGCCGAGTACGACTTCCAATATGGCGTCAGGGACTCCtactccggcaacgacttcggccacaACGAAGACCGCGACGGATACAACACaaagggatcctactacgtgcagctccccgacggccgcctgcagagggTCACCTACTACGTCAGTGGCGACTCAGGCTATGTAGCTGAGGTCAGCTACGAGGGACAGGCCCAGTACCCAGCCTACCACGCCGCCCCTTCCTACAGTCCTGCCCCGACCTACACACCCGTCCCCGCGTACGGATAA